In Pyrus communis chromosome 8, drPyrComm1.1, whole genome shotgun sequence, one genomic interval encodes:
- the LOC137743189 gene encoding UDP-glycosyltransferase 87A1-like, protein MVAAKVVARIFQFLYAALQALYQQERGDEIVEYIPGVSTTSVADLPPAFLADHQNVVPKVLEAVSQAVEKAQYLLFTSVYELDPPVFEALKAKFAFPIYPIGPSVPHFELSKTLTTNQNDMDYLHWLDSQPKKSVLYISMGSFLRISKSQMDEIATEVKSSCVRVFWVARGDASELRDCVGDLGLVVPWCDQLRVLCHDSIGGFWSHCGWNSTLEAVYAGLPILTCPVSWDQIPNGKQIVEDWRIGYQVKKVGVELLVSSKEIAELVKKFMDVESEEGKDLRERAEQLQEVCRGAIANGGSSDRNLDAFLKDISQGHN, encoded by the exons ATGG TTGCAGCAAAAGTTGTTGCTCGAATTTTCCAGTTTTTATATGCGGCTTTGCAAGCTCTTTATCAACAAG AGCGTGGAGATGAGATAGTAGAATACATCCCTGGAGTCAGCACCACAAGCGTTGCAGATCTACCCCCAGCGTTTTTGGCAGACCATCAAAATGTCGTCCCCAAGGTCCTTGAAGCAGTTTCTCAAGCTGTAGAGAAAGCACAGTATCTTCTGTTCACTTCAGTCTACGAGCTTGATCCGCCAGTCTTTGAAGCCTTGAAAGCCAAGTTTGCTTTCCCTATCTACCCTATTGGCCCATCCGTACCTCACTTTGAACTTTCGAAAACACTTACCACTAATCAAAACGACATGGATTATCTGCATTGGCTAGATTCTCAACCCAAAAAGTCAGTTTTGTACATCTCCATGGGCAGTTTT ctccgaa TTTCGAAATCCCAAATGGATGAAATTGCTACTGAGGTGAAAAGTAGTTGTGTTAGGGTTTTTTGGGTGGCTCGTGGAGATGCTTCTGAGTTGAGAGATTGTGTTGGTGATTTGGGTTTGGTGGTGCCTTGGTGTGATCAATTGAGGGTGTTGTGTCACGATTCGATTGGCGGGTTTTGGTCGCATTGTGGTTGGAATTCAACTTTGGAAGCTGTTTATGCTGGTCTTCCAATTCTTACTTGCCCAGTATCTTGGGATCAAATTCCCAATGGTAAGCAGATTGTGGAAGATTGGAGGATTGGATACCAGGTGAAGAAGGTGGGGGTCGAACTTCTTGTGAGTAGCAAGGAAATTGCAGAACTTGTGAAAAAGTTTATGGATGTGGAAAGCGAGGAGGGGAAGGATTTGAGGGAAAGAGCCGAACAACTTCAAGAGGTTTGTCGAGGTGCAATTGCTAATGGTGGCTCATCTGATAGAAACCTTGATGCTTTTCTTAAGGATATTTCACAAGGACATAATTAA
- the LOC137741315 gene encoding UDP-glycosyltransferase 87A1-like: protein MDIAEVETIIICHVVALPYPGRGHINPMMNLCKLLSSKNPQLLITFVVTEEWYGFIESDPKPDNIRLATIPNVIPSEHSRAKDFAAFLEAVWTKMEAPVEQLLDELEQPVTAIIADTFLVWALRVGSRRNILVASLWTPSPTMFSMLHHFELLKENGHFPLDVSERGDETIEYIPGVSTTSVADLPPAFFADHQNVFPKVLEAVSQAVEKAQYLLFTSVYELDPQVFEALKAKFAFPIYPIGPSIPYFELSKTLPTNQNDIDYLHWLDSQPKKSVLYISMGSFRSVSKSQMDEIAAGVKSSCVRVFWVARGDASELRDCVGDLGLVVPWCDQLRVLCHDSIGGFWSHCGWNSTLEAVYAGLPILTCPISWDQIPNGKQIVEDWRIGYRVKKKVGVELLVSSKEIAELVKKFMDVESEEGKDLRERAKQLQEVCRGAIANGGSSDRNLDAFLKDISQGHNLLPLS from the exons ATGGACATAGCGGAAGTTGAGACAATCATAATCTGCCACGTGGTGGCTTTGCCTTATCCGGGAAGAGGCCACATCAACCCCATGATGAACCTCTGCAAGCTACTTTCTTCAAAAAACCCTCAACTCCTCATCACCTTCGTCGTCACCGAAGAGTGGTACGGGTTCATCGAATCCGACCCAAAACCCGACAACATCCGATTAGCCACCATACCCAATGTCATACCCTCCGAGCACAGTCGCGCTAAAGATTTTGCCGCGTTTTTGGAAGCTGTGTGGACCAAGATGGAGGCTCCGGTTGAGCAGCTTCTGGATGAGCTCGAGCAGCCGGTGACCGCTATAATTGCTGATACCTTCCTTGTTTGGGCACTGAGGGTCGGGAGTAGAAGGAATATTCTCGTGGCTTCGCTTTGGACTCCGTCGCCGACGATGTTCTCAATGTTGCATCACTTTGAGCTGTTGAAAGAAAATGGTCACTTCCCTCTTGATGTCTCTG AGCGTGGAGATGAGACGATAGAATACATTCCTGGAGTCAGCACCACAAGCGTTGCAGATCTACCCCCAGCGTTTTTTGCAGACCATCAAAATGTCTTCCCCAAGGTCCTTGAAGCAGTTTCTCAAGCAGTAGAGAAAGCACAGTATCTTTTGTTCACTTCAGTCTACGAGCTTGATCCGCAAGTCTTCGAAGCCTTGAAAGCCAAGTTTGCTTTCCCTATCTACCCTATTGGCCCATCCATACCTTACTTTGAACTTTCAAAAACTCTTCCCACTAATCAAAACGACATCGATTATCTGCATTGGCTAGATTCTCAACCCAAAAAGTCAGTTTTGTACATCTCCATGGGAAGTTTCCGATCAGTTTCGAAATCCCAAATGGATGAAATTGCTGCTGGGGTGAAAAGTAGTTGTGTTAGGGTTTTTTGGGTGGCTCGTGGAGATGCTTCTGAGTTGAGAGATTGTGTTGGTGATTTGGGTTTGGTGGTGCCTTGGTGTGATCAATTGAGGGTGTTGTGTCACGATTCGATTGGTGGGTTTTGGTCGCATTGTGGTTGGAATTCAACTTTGGAAGCTGTTTATGCTGGTCTTCCAATTCTTACTTGTCCAATATCTTGGGATCAAATTCCCAATGGTAAGCAGATTGTGGAAGATTGGAGGATTGGATACCGGGTGAAGAAGAAGGTGGGGGTCGAACTTCTTGTGAGTAGCAAGGAAATTGCAGAACTTGTGAAAAAGTTTATGGATGTGGAAAGCGAGGAGGGGAAGGATTTGAGGGAAAGAGCCAAACAACTTCAAGAGGTTTGTCGAGGTGCAATTGCTAATGGTGGCTCATCTGATAGAAACCTTGATGCTTTTCTTAAGGATATTTCACAAGGACATAATTTATTGCCATTAAGCTGA